From a single Miltoncostaea oceani genomic region:
- a CDS encoding TetR/AcrR family transcriptional regulator, with the protein MSAARQVVGQHGLAGSSIQMIADRAGISRPTVYRRWRNLEAVVVAAIADLEEELQPTLKDPPNGDLPMAAATAYQFLVTGPRAGFLRAVLETSTREPPTEAALQQSVLSPMTLYLEAAAAGVPQDDGGATAAEMARAVMDRLLLRMAQGQSDRDAGSIASTVTLIQTTYTGRSTSERAVEPT; encoded by the coding sequence ATGAGTGCGGCACGCCAAGTTGTCGGGCAGCACGGACTCGCGGGCTCGTCGATCCAGATGATCGCCGACCGAGCCGGGATCAGCAGACCGACCGTCTACCGTCGATGGCGAAACCTTGAGGCCGTCGTTGTCGCCGCGATCGCGGATCTCGAAGAGGAGTTGCAGCCGACCCTGAAGGACCCCCCGAACGGGGACCTGCCGATGGCTGCCGCCACGGCATACCAGTTCCTCGTCACCGGGCCCCGAGCCGGCTTCCTTCGGGCGGTCCTCGAGACATCGACACGAGAACCACCAACTGAAGCTGCGCTCCAACAGTCGGTGCTGTCCCCAATGACGCTGTACCTCGAGGCCGCAGCGGCGGGTGTGCCGCAAGACGACGGCGGCGCGACGGCTGCCGAGATGGCTCGGGCGGTCATGGATCGTCTGCTGCTTCGAATGGCCCAAGGCCAATCCGACCGAGACGCCGGCTCGATCGCGTCCACAGTGACCCTCATCCAAACGACCTACACCGGTCGGTCCACGTCCGAGCGGGCAGTAGAGCCGACATAG
- a CDS encoding response regulator transcription factor, with amino-acid sequence MGRELTAERVRRDVEVLARGGMDIVTFCAEFTASLQRAMPSCASCVATLDPATNLLTGGFKYGDIEGRDEFDEQWGLVEYGQVEPTSFTELAHADVPAAGVHHATGGDVRRSARMRDLILPNLDCADELRLVARVSGRAWGGIALFGEQPFDAEDVAFVASLSEALATGLRAGILARLTLAPSSAVTGPAVIVVGADDEISQLSAGAQARLDELGLRGHTVTPQAVLGALVAGARRYGAGLTDALPRGRVHLPSGRWLVLHASPLSSPGGATGDVVVTIEDARPPEILPLVAAAFALTGRERDVIGLVLQGIGTTQIAATLHLSAYTVQDHLKSVFEKSGVSSRRELVSRVFLGQYAPRLGAEIAPSGWFLDD; translated from the coding sequence GTGGGACGCGAGCTGACCGCCGAACGCGTACGTCGCGATGTCGAGGTCCTCGCCCGCGGCGGGATGGACATCGTTACCTTCTGCGCCGAGTTCACCGCGTCCCTGCAGCGGGCGATGCCCTCCTGCGCGAGCTGTGTGGCGACCCTCGACCCGGCGACGAACCTGCTCACCGGGGGCTTCAAGTACGGTGACATCGAGGGACGCGACGAGTTCGACGAGCAGTGGGGGCTCGTCGAGTACGGCCAGGTCGAGCCTACGAGCTTCACCGAGTTGGCCCATGCCGACGTGCCCGCCGCGGGTGTGCACCACGCGACCGGCGGCGACGTCCGGCGATCGGCGCGCATGCGCGACCTGATCCTCCCGAACCTCGACTGCGCCGACGAGCTGCGGCTCGTCGCCCGCGTGTCCGGTCGCGCGTGGGGAGGGATCGCCCTGTTCGGCGAGCAGCCGTTCGACGCCGAGGACGTCGCGTTCGTCGCGTCTCTGTCCGAGGCGCTGGCGACGGGGCTGCGGGCGGGGATCCTCGCCCGGCTGACGCTCGCCCCGTCCTCCGCGGTGACCGGCCCGGCGGTGATCGTCGTCGGCGCCGACGACGAGATCAGCCAACTCAGCGCCGGCGCCCAGGCCCGGCTCGACGAGCTCGGCCTGCGCGGCCACACCGTCACGCCACAGGCCGTGCTCGGGGCGCTCGTCGCCGGCGCGCGTCGCTACGGCGCGGGCCTCACCGACGCCCTGCCCCGGGGCCGGGTCCATCTGCCCAGCGGCCGGTGGCTGGTGCTCCACGCGTCACCGCTCTCGAGCCCGGGCGGCGCGACCGGGGACGTCGTCGTCACCATCGAGGACGCCCGCCCGCCGGAGATCCTGCCCCTCGTCGCCGCCGCGTTCGCCCTCACCGGCAGGGAACGCGACGTCATCGGCCTGGTGCTTCAGGGCATCGGCACCACACAGATCGCCGCCACGCTGCACCTCTCGGCCTACACCGTCCAGGACCACCTGAAGTCGGTGTTCGAGAAGTCCGGCGTGAGCAGCCGGCGAGAGCTCGTGAGCCGGGTCTTCCTCGGCCAGTACGCGCCCCGCCTCGGGGCGGAGATCGCTCCGTCCGGGTGGTTCCTCGACGACTGA
- a CDS encoding glutathione-independent formaldehyde dehydrogenase produces the protein MKALVYNGARDVVVKDVPDARIEAANDVLVKVTSTNICGSDLHIYEGRTDMEDGRIIGHENLGEVIEVGPGVVKVKVGDMVCLPFNIGCGFCRNCERGLTGFCLSVNPGMAGGAYGYPMMGPYEGGQAELLRVPFGDFNCLKLPEDAREKEADYALLSDIWPTGWHGTELAGVAPGDSVVIFGGGPVGLMAALSAKVKGAEQIMLVDRQKDRLKLAEEIGVTAIDDTDGEHVEKILELTRGEGAACGVEAVGWQAHDPQGHEVPNATMNDLVASVRATGGIGVVGVFVPEDPKAEDELMQKGQIAFDFGQFFTKGQRMGTGQANVKQYNRQLRDLIHAGRATPSWIVSHHLHLDEAPGAYAHFDARDDGWTKVILHPDGATT, from the coding sequence GTGAAGGCCCTCGTCTACAACGGTGCGCGCGACGTCGTCGTCAAGGACGTCCCGGACGCCCGGATCGAAGCCGCCAACGATGTCCTGGTCAAGGTCACGAGCACCAACATCTGCGGTTCGGACCTCCACATCTACGAGGGCCGCACCGACATGGAGGACGGCCGGATCATCGGCCACGAGAACCTCGGTGAAGTGATCGAGGTAGGCCCGGGCGTGGTGAAGGTAAAGGTCGGCGACATGGTCTGCCTGCCGTTCAACATCGGCTGCGGCTTCTGCCGCAACTGCGAACGCGGCCTCACCGGTTTCTGCCTCAGCGTCAACCCCGGCATGGCGGGGGGCGCATACGGCTACCCGATGATGGGTCCGTACGAAGGCGGCCAAGCCGAACTGCTGCGCGTCCCGTTTGGGGACTTCAACTGCCTGAAGCTCCCAGAGGACGCACGCGAGAAGGAAGCTGACTACGCGCTCCTGTCGGACATCTGGCCCACCGGATGGCACGGCACCGAGCTCGCCGGGGTCGCGCCGGGCGATTCGGTCGTCATCTTCGGCGGCGGCCCCGTCGGTCTGATGGCCGCATTGTCCGCCAAGGTCAAGGGCGCGGAGCAGATCATGTTGGTCGATCGCCAGAAGGATCGTCTGAAGCTGGCCGAGGAGATCGGTGTGACGGCGATCGACGACACCGATGGCGAGCACGTCGAGAAGATCCTGGAGCTGACCCGCGGCGAAGGCGCCGCATGCGGCGTTGAGGCGGTCGGCTGGCAGGCCCACGACCCCCAGGGCCACGAAGTCCCGAACGCCACGATGAACGACCTGGTGGCGTCGGTTCGTGCGACGGGAGGGATCGGCGTCGTCGGCGTCTTCGTCCCCGAGGACCCGAAGGCGGAGGACGAGTTGATGCAGAAGGGGCAGATCGCGTTCGACTTCGGCCAGTTCTTCACCAAGGGACAGAGGATGGGCACCGGGCAGGCGAACGTGAAGCAGTACAACCGCCAGCTCCGCGACCTCATCCACGCCGGCAGGGCTACGCCGTCGTGGATCGTCAGCCACCACCTCCACCTCGATGAGGCGCCCGGTGCGTACGCCCACTTCGACGCCCGCGATGACGGTTGGACGAAAGTCATCCTGCATCCCGACGGGGCGACCACCTGA
- a CDS encoding SpoIIE family protein phosphatase: protein MSSLEGPDPAGVERIRTARQRLLTVLIVITCLVAVVVTAGVLVSRQINREATNRFVEDAIPLQASVDRLVLGVVEEQSGVRGYIISGDPGELVNAQEGRQATQSELRYISGHLAGHPDLAALVERVRPQIRLLQSYFDDQSALVASGRADAAAQRLVIGVALAARFRTTADEMVADTEEFVRDAKAAQDSRSNLLTLLLVTVGGCALLLVGVVTAVVPRGAARLLGDLEGERAAADRAEARTAVLQELTAALAVAPTVSDVAQVVLEQGLVATGASAGSVAMVSPGGDSLRTVGLAGYPEEIVGAFGEYPLNAALPAPDCIREGPIFMSDSAAVVARYPDLERFHRDTGHEAVASLPLCVEGRPIGGLTLSYPDAQRFGEADRAFLRAVTDLSAQTLDRARLYDNERRDAERQHFLAEAGVLLTSSLDARATLAALTRLAVPRLADWCSVSLPAHDSIDTVAVAHKDPARIALVEDLVTRFPAQPSDETGAAAVLRTGLPEFTPVITDALVDAAIPDEELRSLVKGLGLISAMTVPITARGRTLGVLSLASSESGRHFDAEDLSFAQDVAGRAGLAIDNVLLYQRAQHIATTLQNSLLPSRLPTIPGVDVAARFRAAGEGVEVGGDFYDLFALPGDSGWAAVLGDVCGKGPEAASLTALARYTVRAEADAPGPAEVLSRVNQAIISQRGDGRFLTMACVWMHHDTTGLRARIGRGGHTPSLVVRSDRRVEALAPPGTLVGVFPGAEFEETDFALAAGDCLVLYSDGVTESRSPSGEFFGTERLIHLLRTASWASAADLAERIESACHSFGNGRIADDLALLVISVSPS, encoded by the coding sequence GTGAGTAGCCTCGAGGGACCCGATCCGGCCGGCGTCGAGCGCATCCGGACGGCCCGTCAGCGCCTCCTCACCGTCCTCATCGTCATCACCTGCCTCGTCGCCGTCGTCGTCACGGCCGGGGTCCTGGTCTCTCGCCAGATCAACAGGGAGGCGACGAACCGCTTCGTCGAGGACGCGATCCCGCTGCAGGCAAGCGTCGACCGGCTCGTACTCGGTGTCGTCGAGGAGCAGAGCGGCGTCCGCGGCTACATCATCTCGGGCGATCCAGGGGAACTGGTCAACGCCCAGGAGGGTCGGCAGGCGACGCAATCGGAGCTGCGCTACATCTCCGGTCACCTCGCCGGCCACCCCGACCTGGCTGCCCTGGTGGAGCGTGTGCGTCCCCAGATCAGGCTGCTGCAGTCCTATTTCGATGACCAGAGTGCGTTGGTAGCCTCGGGCCGCGCCGACGCAGCCGCTCAGCGCCTCGTCATCGGGGTCGCCCTCGCCGCACGGTTCCGGACGACGGCGGATGAGATGGTGGCCGACACGGAGGAGTTCGTCCGCGACGCGAAAGCGGCGCAGGACTCACGCTCGAATCTCCTGACGCTGCTGCTGGTCACAGTGGGTGGGTGCGCCCTCTTGCTCGTCGGGGTGGTCACAGCCGTCGTCCCCCGCGGGGCGGCTCGCCTGCTCGGCGACCTCGAAGGCGAACGCGCCGCCGCCGACCGGGCGGAGGCACGGACCGCGGTCCTCCAGGAACTGACCGCAGCCCTCGCGGTCGCCCCGACGGTCTCCGACGTCGCCCAAGTCGTCCTCGAACAGGGCCTCGTTGCCACAGGGGCATCCGCCGGCTCCGTCGCAATGGTCAGCCCGGGGGGGGACTCGCTCAGGACCGTTGGCCTCGCGGGTTACCCGGAGGAGATCGTCGGCGCCTTCGGGGAATACCCCTTGAACGCGGCGCTTCCCGCCCCTGACTGCATCCGGGAGGGCCCGATCTTCATGAGCGACTCCGCGGCGGTCGTCGCCCGCTACCCCGACCTCGAGCGATTCCACCGCGATACCGGACACGAGGCAGTCGCGTCGCTTCCGCTGTGCGTGGAAGGCCGGCCGATCGGTGGCCTCACGCTGAGTTACCCCGACGCCCAGAGGTTCGGTGAGGCGGACCGTGCCTTCCTGAGGGCCGTGACCGACCTGTCTGCGCAGACCCTTGATCGAGCCCGCCTCTACGACAACGAGCGCCGCGACGCCGAACGCCAGCATTTCCTCGCCGAGGCAGGGGTGCTGCTGACGAGCTCACTCGACGCCCGCGCAACCCTCGCCGCACTGACGAGACTCGCTGTTCCACGACTCGCGGACTGGTGCAGCGTCAGCCTCCCCGCCCACGACTCCATCGACACGGTGGCTGTAGCCCATAAGGATCCCGCCCGGATCGCCCTCGTCGAGGATCTCGTGACTCGCTTCCCTGCCCAGCCGTCGGACGAGACAGGGGCGGCGGCGGTGCTCCGCACCGGGCTGCCGGAGTTCACCCCCGTAATCACGGATGCCCTGGTCGATGCGGCCATCCCCGACGAGGAGCTGCGTTCCCTGGTCAAGGGGCTGGGGCTCATCTCAGCGATGACGGTCCCGATCACAGCCCGCGGCCGCACGTTGGGTGTCCTGTCCCTCGCCAGCTCGGAATCCGGGCGTCACTTCGACGCGGAGGACCTGTCGTTCGCCCAGGACGTCGCGGGCCGCGCCGGGTTGGCGATCGACAACGTACTGCTCTACCAGCGGGCGCAGCACATCGCGACGACCCTTCAGAACAGCCTCCTTCCATCCAGACTCCCCACCATCCCGGGGGTGGACGTCGCCGCACGGTTCCGCGCGGCGGGTGAGGGCGTCGAGGTTGGAGGCGATTTCTATGACCTCTTCGCCCTGCCTGGCGACTCGGGATGGGCGGCCGTGCTCGGCGACGTCTGCGGGAAAGGCCCCGAGGCCGCCTCCCTCACGGCCCTGGCGCGCTACACCGTGCGCGCCGAAGCCGACGCCCCCGGCCCGGCGGAGGTCCTGTCGCGCGTGAATCAGGCGATCATCTCCCAACGTGGCGACGGTCGCTTCCTCACGATGGCGTGCGTCTGGATGCACCACGACACCACCGGCCTCCGCGCCAGGATCGGACGAGGTGGCCACACGCCCTCACTGGTCGTCCGCTCCGACAGACGGGTCGAGGCACTCGCACCGCCGGGGACGCTGGTCGGCGTCTTCCCGGGTGCGGAGTTCGAAGAAACGGACTTCGCGCTCGCCGCAGGCGACTGCCTCGTCCTCTACAGCGACGGTGTCACCGAGTCCCGCTCTCCGTCAGGCGAGTTCTTCGGCACGGAGCGCCTCATTCACCTCCTTCGCACGGCCTCCTGGGCGTCTGCCGCCGACCTCGCCGAGCGCATCGAATCGGCTTGCCACTCCTTCGGGAACGGTCGGATAGCCGACGATCTCGCCCTCCTGGTCATCTCCGTGAGCCCTTCGTAG
- a CDS encoding Sec-independent protein translocase subunit TatA/TatB — protein MLRTNDRTRLPEWVCRLVPWLSTKLRPRHNRKGISVVNISPVQIMIVVVIALLVFGPSRLPGIARTVGREIRELKGSLTTEQVAESAPVAESPPVADKPGSSDRPQTALGASAQAPARSTETHDALG, from the coding sequence GTGCTACGAACAAACGATAGGACGCGACTTCCTGAGTGGGTCTGTCGTCTTGTCCCGTGGCTCTCGACGAAGCTCCGTCCGCGTCACAACCGAAAGGGCATTTCGGTGGTCAACATCTCCCCGGTTCAGATCATGATCGTAGTCGTGATCGCCCTCCTGGTCTTCGGACCGTCCCGCCTCCCTGGGATCGCACGCACCGTGGGACGCGAGATACGGGAGCTCAAGGGATCTCTGACTACCGAGCAGGTTGCCGAAAGCGCCCCGGTTGCAGAGAGCCCCCCGGTTGCAGACAAGCCTGGAAGCAGCGATCGGCCGCAGACGGCCCTCGGGGCGTCAGCCCAGGCCCCTGCGCGCTCCACGGAGACTCACGACGCATTAGGCTGA
- a CDS encoding Crp/Fnr family transcriptional regulator yields the protein MSDLSTIDLFAGLDDEVLAAAVDGLRAVRIAAGGELDVAATGALCCVVGDGRLALAVIAPEERERTIGMLEQGDLLVRPLEPWAASAPQVRCFAIEDSTVHLVDRARMEAWMTDPALAANMVRLLSAQIAERELAVAIALEPRVERRLLLKLRQLAERWGRVTPDGIRLDLRLTHQELANMVGAVRESVTIALGRLAESGEIEVRNRTLIIRPPDQDPGGDGPGGR from the coding sequence GTGTCCGACCTCTCCACGATCGACCTGTTCGCCGGGCTCGACGACGAGGTGCTGGCGGCCGCGGTCGACGGGCTCCGCGCCGTGCGGATCGCGGCGGGCGGGGAGCTGGACGTCGCCGCGACCGGGGCGCTCTGCTGCGTCGTCGGCGACGGGCGCCTCGCGCTCGCGGTGATCGCGCCCGAGGAGCGGGAGCGCACCATCGGGATGCTGGAGCAGGGCGACCTGCTCGTGCGGCCCCTGGAGCCGTGGGCCGCCTCCGCGCCGCAGGTGCGCTGCTTCGCGATCGAGGACTCCACCGTCCACCTGGTGGACCGCGCCCGCATGGAGGCCTGGATGACCGACCCGGCGCTCGCCGCGAACATGGTCCGCCTGCTGAGCGCCCAGATCGCCGAGCGCGAGCTGGCCGTGGCGATCGCCCTGGAGCCGCGGGTGGAGCGCCGCCTGCTGCTGAAGCTGCGCCAGCTCGCCGAGCGGTGGGGCCGCGTGACGCCCGACGGCATCCGCCTGGACCTGCGGCTCACCCACCAGGAGCTGGCGAACATGGTCGGCGCGGTCCGCGAGTCGGTGACGATCGCGCTCGGCCGGCTGGCGGAGTCCGGGGAGATCGAGGTGCGCAACCGCACCCTGATCATCCGGCCCCCGGATCAGGACCCCGGCGGGGACGGCCCCGGGGGCCGCTGA
- a CDS encoding mechanosensitive ion channel family protein: MILALDIGDSFQNFSDELFTWLPRLIGALVILLIFYVVAKIVRKVIAKALSSAGIDRAVRSGKYGEYVTQYASGFTPSAVIASIAFWFVFLTGVLLAISTLGIEALNNAVAAVVAYLPNVVAAIIILVVAIAIAGIVGGAIAKLMGDTALGKIAASIVPVLVLTVAVFMALVQLEIATQIVVGMFYIVLGGIVLAAALAFGLGGRNAAQRLLDGAYEKGQQAMPQAKEELALAKDRAAERKDEAQEKVDQKRSEGEGGTTGPGPGAVSGSTH, translated from the coding sequence ATGATCCTCGCACTCGACATCGGCGACAGCTTCCAGAACTTCTCCGATGAGCTGTTCACCTGGTTGCCGCGTCTGATCGGCGCGCTGGTGATCCTCCTCATCTTCTATGTGGTGGCAAAGATCGTCCGCAAGGTCATCGCCAAGGCGCTGTCCTCCGCGGGCATCGACCGGGCCGTGCGGTCGGGCAAGTACGGTGAATACGTCACCCAGTACGCATCGGGGTTCACCCCGAGCGCGGTGATCGCGTCGATCGCGTTCTGGTTCGTGTTCCTGACCGGTGTCCTGCTGGCCATCTCGACGCTCGGCATCGAGGCCCTCAACAACGCCGTCGCCGCGGTAGTGGCGTACCTGCCCAACGTCGTCGCCGCGATCATCATCCTCGTCGTCGCGATCGCGATCGCCGGCATCGTCGGCGGCGCCATCGCGAAGCTGATGGGCGACACGGCCCTCGGCAAGATCGCCGCGAGCATCGTTCCGGTGCTCGTGCTGACCGTCGCCGTCTTCATGGCGCTGGTGCAGCTCGAGATCGCCACCCAGATCGTCGTCGGCATGTTCTACATCGTGCTCGGCGGCATCGTCCTCGCCGCGGCACTCGCCTTCGGCCTCGGCGGTCGCAACGCCGCGCAGCGGCTGCTCGACGGGGCCTACGAGAAGGGGCAGCAGGCGATGCCGCAGGCCAAGGAGGAGCTCGCGCTCGCCAAGGACCGAGCCGCCGAGCGCAAGGACGAGGCCCAGGAGAAGGTGGATCAGAAGCGGTCCGAGGGGGAGGGCGGCACCACGGGCCCTGGCCCCGGCGCCGTCTCGGGCTCCACCCACTGA
- a CDS encoding GlsB/YeaQ/YmgE family stress response membrane protein, with protein sequence MGFIAFVVLGLLAGLIAKATMPGRDPGGIVLTMLVGVAGALAGGFLAGLLLDADPIDEFFDLSTWITAIVGALILLILYRVVTGRQNTPDPRSRHHR encoded by the coding sequence ATGGGATTCATCGCGTTCGTGGTTCTCGGCCTGCTGGCCGGCCTCATCGCCAAGGCGACCATGCCGGGAAGGGACCCCGGCGGAATCGTCCTGACGATGCTGGTCGGCGTCGCCGGCGCCCTCGCCGGTGGGTTCCTCGCCGGGCTGCTCCTCGATGCGGACCCGATCGATGAGTTCTTCGACCTCTCCACCTGGATCACCGCCATCGTCGGCGCGTTGATCCTGCTGATCCTCTACCGCGTCGTCACCGGCCGGCAGAACACACCCGACCCTCGCAGCCGGCACCACCGGTGA
- a CDS encoding SpoIIE family protein phosphatase — translation MPDIPETDPESPRGQRRADAVRSRERIIAAAERLLRQSTAVTVGEIAAAAGVSRATVYRHFGGREGVLGAVSGDADMPRAVDEGKHQPAGRLGRSRPVVLDPIHVLDVVPPAQLPSQLVAEARRVAQVPVALYVLDIDGTHLLRVAGPDDLPDAIETPLAVGPELDADGLGQVHERLRQFPGTHIFPLWLRGRAIGVLIALGQPADSLLDMARQAAAAITLADRYTDAFAQAQRRKRPLAAAEIQQSLLPPRISRVSGGEVAGNVLPCYDVAGDWFDVVENTDGLWITLADGLGGSTVAAASSAVALGALRASRRSGADVPEALIAMHQTLREMPGPRAEMTALAIHWDSGTSTLRMVSCGHVPPVIIRADGSAERVHIPAGRGLGGRASPNPEEVRSTLGVGDRLVMVSDGVVRSGPGQAGIGVDGLIRAALRAGRTASATVREIHTEVLRSSPEGLADDATAVCLSL, via the coding sequence GTGCCGGACATCCCTGAAACGGACCCCGAGTCCCCGCGGGGCCAGCGCCGCGCCGACGCGGTGCGCAGCCGGGAGCGGATCATCGCCGCCGCCGAGCGACTCCTCCGCCAGTCCACCGCCGTCACCGTCGGGGAGATCGCCGCAGCGGCCGGTGTGTCTCGTGCGACGGTTTACCGGCACTTCGGGGGTCGCGAGGGCGTCCTCGGCGCCGTCTCCGGCGACGCCGACATGCCGCGTGCGGTGGACGAGGGCAAGCACCAGCCCGCCGGGCGTCTGGGGCGGTCACGGCCGGTGGTGCTCGACCCGATCCACGTGCTCGACGTGGTGCCCCCCGCGCAGCTGCCCAGTCAGCTCGTCGCTGAGGCGCGACGCGTCGCCCAGGTACCCGTCGCCCTCTACGTCCTCGACATCGACGGGACGCACCTGCTGCGTGTCGCCGGCCCGGATGACTTACCGGACGCGATCGAGACCCCGCTCGCCGTGGGGCCGGAACTCGATGCCGACGGACTCGGACAGGTACATGAGCGGTTGCGACAGTTCCCCGGGACCCACATCTTCCCGCTGTGGTTGAGGGGACGGGCGATCGGTGTCCTGATCGCGCTCGGGCAACCCGCCGACTCCCTGCTCGACATGGCGCGACAGGCCGCCGCCGCGATCACACTCGCCGACCGCTACACCGACGCCTTCGCGCAGGCGCAACGCCGCAAGCGACCACTCGCGGCGGCGGAGATCCAGCAGAGCCTCCTGCCCCCGCGGATCTCGCGGGTCTCCGGGGGTGAGGTCGCCGGCAACGTCCTCCCGTGTTACGACGTGGCAGGCGACTGGTTCGATGTCGTGGAGAACACCGACGGATTGTGGATCACCCTCGCCGATGGGCTCGGGGGATCGACCGTCGCCGCCGCCAGCAGCGCCGTCGCGCTCGGCGCACTCCGCGCGAGCCGAAGAAGCGGCGCCGATGTCCCGGAGGCGTTGATCGCCATGCACCAGACCCTCCGTGAGATGCCCGGGCCGCGCGCCGAGATGACGGCACTCGCGATTCACTGGGACTCGGGGACGTCGACGCTCAGGATGGTGAGCTGCGGCCACGTCCCCCCCGTCATCATCCGCGCCGACGGGTCCGCAGAGCGCGTCCACATCCCGGCAGGACGGGGCCTTGGTGGGCGCGCCAGCCCGAACCCCGAGGAGGTCAGGTCTACCCTGGGAGTGGGCGATCGCCTCGTGATGGTCTCCGACGGCGTCGTTCGGTCAGGCCCCGGGCAGGCGGGCATCGGCGTGGACGGCCTGATCCGGGCGGCGCTGCGAGCCGGGAGGACTGCATCCGCGACGGTCCGGGAGATCCACACCGAAGTCCTCCGCTCAAGCCCCGAGGGGCTCGCAGACGACGCGACCGCAGTGTGCCTGTCCCTCTGA
- a CDS encoding STAS domain-containing protein: protein MSASAVRTDDGVVLLVLSGDLDIWGAADAAAMLESVSAETSATVHVDLRAVEVIDAVGLALLRRAHRNLHSHGGRLVVDRARIEHIPLLGACGLTP, encoded by the coding sequence GTGAGCGCGTCCGCCGTCCGAACCGATGACGGAGTCGTTCTGCTGGTCCTCTCGGGTGACCTCGACATCTGGGGAGCGGCCGATGCCGCGGCGATGCTCGAGTCGGTATCTGCGGAGACCTCGGCCACCGTCCATGTGGATCTACGAGCGGTCGAGGTCATCGACGCCGTCGGTCTTGCCCTGCTCCGGCGAGCGCATCGCAATCTTCACTCGCACGGCGGTCGCCTCGTCGTGGACCGTGCACGCATCGAGCACATCCCGCTCCTTGGGGCGTGTGGCCTGACGCCCTGA
- a CDS encoding ferritin-like domain-containing protein — MSDPLDLVGKSIEEQHAGESASTRRQFVAGATATLGGLGLLAIPGVASATKGKHGRVRNDPQTILNVAATAEVLATIVNTIGWERGLGGDDVTQANIKAAAREELIHYQVLTSKGVGGRPVTKKIWVPDAVFASREGLLSTLEVGDQIFINAYLIGTIEFGNRGSGALAATTAEFMGAEAVHRALARQSLGKLGNDRVFMKFSQREEALDAPNVGQKGFTRIETAVAQLQAAGFGFGAEGSAPGSFYSFDEVSKRTPDDPAINTRVPVVS; from the coding sequence ATGTCAGATCCTCTCGACCTCGTCGGGAAGTCCATCGAGGAGCAGCACGCCGGGGAGTCCGCCTCGACGCGCCGCCAGTTCGTCGCAGGTGCCACGGCGACCCTCGGTGGCCTCGGCCTGCTCGCGATCCCGGGCGTGGCCTCGGCCACCAAGGGCAAGCACGGCCGGGTGCGCAACGACCCGCAGACCATCCTGAACGTCGCGGCGACCGCCGAGGTGCTGGCGACGATCGTCAACACCATCGGCTGGGAGCGCGGCCTGGGTGGCGACGACGTGACGCAGGCCAACATCAAGGCCGCGGCGCGTGAGGAGCTCATCCACTACCAGGTGCTGACGAGCAAGGGCGTCGGCGGCCGGCCGGTCACCAAGAAGATCTGGGTGCCGGACGCGGTGTTCGCGAGCCGCGAGGGCCTGCTCAGCACCCTCGAGGTCGGCGACCAGATCTTCATCAACGCCTACCTGATCGGGACGATCGAGTTCGGCAACCGCGGCAGCGGGGCCCTCGCGGCCACGACCGCCGAGTTCATGGGTGCCGAGGCCGTGCACCGGGCGCTCGCCCGCCAGTCGCTGGGCAAGCTCGGCAACGACCGCGTCTTCATGAAGTTCAGTCAGCGCGAGGAGGCGCTGGACGCCCCGAACGTCGGTCAGAAGGGCTTCACCCGGATCGAGACGGCCGTCGCGCAGTTGCAGGCGGCCGGCTTCGGCTTCGGCGCCGAGGGCTCCGCCCCCGGCAGCTTCTACTCGTTCGACGAGGTGTCCAAGCGGACCCCCGACGACCCGGCCATCAACACGCGGGTGCCCGTGGTCAGCTGA